AGACAAGAAAGAAACTTATCATTTACGCCCAGCCCTCGGGCCGGAGATTTTTGAAATTCATTTTTAAAGGAGAACAAAGATGGCTATTCCGGTGAATCATACCGACCAACTAGTGATCGACCTTGATGCAGCGGACGATCGAATGGAAGTGCTTGTCAACGGCAATCTAGTCGATTCTCTTAATGTTGGTGAACCCGCAAAGACTCATAATCTTCTTACAGATTTTAAACCCGGACTGAACGTCGTGAGCGTCGTTGGCATAGATACGCAAATCCCACATCGTTCAGTGGGTTATCGCGTAGTAAAGACCACGCTAGGTGCAGATCATTCAAAAATTGAAGTGATCGTGTGGCAAGATCACGAAGAACAAACCAATGGTCCGGGTGATGGCTCCCCGCATGGCGTTTGGTATCAGAGGCAAAATGAATTCGAGCTCGTGTAATTGCGAAGATTCGATCTGAGGCATGGGAGAAGCCGAGTTCCGGCAAGGTCGAAATCCCGCAGGAGGCCTTTATCGCCGCTCTGAAGATGGATGATTGAGGGTGCGCTTAAAGTCTCAAACGCGTCATGGCCGGGAGAAGCTCTCGGCTATCCGCGTACGGCTATAACGGTGCCCTGGCAGGGCCTATCAGATTTCACCATTCATCTGTCGGCGGAATTTTCGGCGAGGCGGATATGCTTTCGTCAAGGATGGCCCTTCGGGCCACCGCCTTCGGCGGCGCATCGAAGATGCGTCCTTGACGAAAGCGATCCGCTCGCCATGCTCGCCACCAAGAGATGTATGGCGGTCTTTGAATGAGGCTTGAGGCTAAGCGGATTCAGAGAATGAGGCGCATGCCTCTCAACCGTCATGCGCGGTCCCCGGATCAAGTCCGGGGATGACCCGCGCATCCAGGAACGTGGGCCGTCGCGAGGCGCAATTCCCAACCATCTTCGCGTGGATGCCCGGCTCAAGGCCGGGCATGACGAGACGTTGGAAATCGAGGCAAGACGCGCGGGTGCTGGCTTATTTCAAATGTTTCGCGAGGTGCTTGTTCATTTCGAACATGGTCACCTTGGGAACGCCAAACACCGCCTGGAGCTTGTCGTCGGCCAAGATCTCGCGCTTGTTAGCTTCGTTCTGAAGCTTGTGCTTCTTGATATATTCCCACACCTTGCTCACGACTTCCGTGCGCGGCAGCGGAGCGGCGCCGACAACGGCGGCGAGTTCCTTCGACGGCGTCAAAGGCTTTGTGAAAGCGCTTTGGGTTGCCGGCTTCTTGGCGGCGGCCTTTTTCGGCGCAGCCTTTTTGACAGGAGCTTTCACAGCAGCCTTTTTCGGGGCGGCCTTCGCGGGCGCGGCCTTTTTCGCCGGCGCTTTCTTGGGTGCACTTACCATCGTCTCCCTCCGAGTCATCCCGCGCTCAATGCCGCGCAGACGTAGGAAAATAGATTCAGCGTCCGGGCTTGATCGTCGGGTCCGGAAACCGGCCCCTAGAGCATCTTAAACTTAGGGCATGCCTGGCGCGAAAAACCGCGGACACTTTTTCGCAGCATGCCCTAAGCCGTTCAACCATCGCTCACGCGGAGGGGATCGATGGTTCGCTCTCAAGATTTTCGCCAAGCCCTTAAACTGCGAAAATCCAGGAACGCGACGACGAGATCTTCGCCGCGCCACCCGATGACTGAGCCCGATAAACCAGCGCGTGCTGGCCGGGCTCTGCGCTCAATGACGCTGCGATCACTCAACGCTACAGATTTCTCGATAAATGTCATGAGAAAATCGGCGCTTTGAACGAAAAGCTGGAGATAGAATCCGCCAAGCCACGCCTGCGGAACGTTAACCAGGCGCGCGCTTGGCCCGCTTGGCGAGGGTCCGAAGCCGCAAAGCGTTGAGCTTGATGAAGCCCGCGGCGTCTTTATGATCATATGCGACCGCGCCCTCTTCGAAGGTCACAAGGTCTTGATCATAAAGGGAAAGTGGGCTGCTGCGACCGACAACGTAAACGCCGCCTTTATAGAGCTTGAGGCGCACCCGGCCGGAGACGTAGGTCTGGCTCTTGTCGATCAAAGCCTGCAGCATCTCCCGCTCGGGGGAGAACCAAAATCCATTGTAGATAAGTTCGGCGTAGCGCGGCATCAGCTCGTCTTTGAGGTGCGCGGCGCCCCTGTCGAGCGTGATTGATTCGATTCCGCGGTGGGCCATGAGGAGAATCGTGCCCCCCGGGGTCTCATACATGCCGCGTGATTTCATCCCCACGAATCGGTTTTCGACGAGGTCGAGCCGGCCGATGCCGTTGTCGCGGCCGAGCTGATTGAGCGCGGTCAGCAAGGTCGCAGGCGACATGACCTGGCCGTCAATCGCGACCGGATCGCCCTTGATGAACTCGATCTCGATGAAGGTCGGCTTGTCCGGCGCGTCCTCCGGCGAGATCGTCCTGGAATAGACATAATCCGGCACGTCCAGCGCCGGATCCTCGAGGACTTTGCCCTCCGAGGAGGCATGCAGAAGATTGGCATCGACCGAAAACGGCGCTTCGCCCTGCTTGTCCTTGGCGATCGGGATCTGATTTTGCTCGGCGAAAGCCAGAAGCGCCGTGCGCGAGGCGAATTCCCATTCGCGCCAGGGCGCGATGACCTTGATCTCCGGCTCGAGCGCATAATAGGAGAGCTCGAACCGGACCTGATCATTGCCCTTGCCGGTCGCGCCATGCGCCACCGCGTCGGCCCCCACCTGCCGTGCGATTTCGATCTGTTTCTTGGCGATCAAGGGCCGCGCGATCGAGGTGCCGAGCAGATACAGCCCTTCATATTCCGCATTGGCGCGAAACATCGGGAAGACGTAATCGCGGACGAACTCCTCGCGGAGATCCTCGATGAAAATATGTTCCGGCTTGATGCCGAGGAGCAGCGCCTTATCCCGCGCGGGCCCCAATTCCTCCCCCTGGCCGAGATCGGCGGTGAAGGTCACGACCTCGCAGCCATAATTGGTCTGCAGCCATTTCAGGATGATCGAAGTATCGAGCCCCCCGGAATAAGCGAGAACAACCCGTTTCACATCTTGTTTTTGCTGCGGCATTTCAAACTCTAATTACGCCCCCGGAGTCTCGACTATAAAGGCGCGGGGTCCTCCTGCAAACCTGTCTTGGCTTCTGTCACATGAGGTAAAGAGCGCCGCCGCGTCGCATACCAAACCCCGATCGTCGTCAGCCCCATGGCAAGCCCGCTGAAAAGAACGTCGGATAAAAAATGCGCGCCGACCGCCATGCGCGAAGCGCCAGTCGCGGCGCCGAACAGAATCGCGGCGGCCAGCGCAACCCCGCGCAACGGCGGCGGGGCCAGGGCCGCCGGCGCCATCGTCCAAAAGGAAGCGGCCGTTTCTCCCGACGGGAAGGAGCAATTCTTCACGCAGTCGCCGTCCGCCCGATAAAACGGCCGGAACGCCGAAGCGCCGCCGAACGATTGCACATGCACCGGACGCGGGCGGTGAAAATGCGCCTTGAAGACCTCGTTGACGAGGAGACCGGGGCCAAGCGCCAGAGACAGGCTGAGAAAAATCACGCTGCGATGGCTTAAAGTGAGGTGTTTTGGCACCACACGCGCCAGGCCGGCGAGATAAAGCAGGATCACGCCGCCATAGATCAGAAAGGGCAAAAGCGATGCGAACGCGCGAAAAACCCGCATTTCCGGCGTCGCGCCGATGAAATGGCCGGGCGCTAGAGCGGGATGCGAAAAAGTGGATGCCGGTTTTTCGCTAAAATCCCGCTCTAAATTATTAGAATCGATCACGTTCATGATTTTGGATCGGTTCGATCCAAAATCATCGTGATCTGTGAAAAACAAGGCCGCCGAGGCCAGATCGAGCCCGGGCCGGATGGCGAGCAAGGCAAGCCCGGAACTTGCTAGCAATAGGCCTGAGACAATGAGTGTTTTCAGGCCGGTTTGGCGCCGTCTTTCTTCTTGAGCTACGAACGGCATCAAACGCGCCTCAGACGAGATGATGGTTATGAGTTTTGAAATGAGCGATGTCGGCGTCCTGCTGACGGAAAAACAGATCGAACGCGTCGAACGCGACCTCGACGTGAAACTGCCGGAAGACTACCGGAGCTTTCTGCTCCGCACCAATG
The Methyloferula stellata AR4 DNA segment above includes these coding regions:
- a CDS encoding argininosuccinate synthase; this encodes MPQQKQDVKRVVLAYSGGLDTSIILKWLQTNYGCEVVTFTADLGQGEELGPARDKALLLGIKPEHIFIEDLREEFVRDYVFPMFRANAEYEGLYLLGTSIARPLIAKKQIEIARQVGADAVAHGATGKGNDQVRFELSYYALEPEIKVIAPWREWEFASRTALLAFAEQNQIPIAKDKQGEAPFSVDANLLHASSEGKVLEDPALDVPDYVYSRTISPEDAPDKPTFIEIEFIKGDPVAIDGQVMSPATLLTALNQLGRDNGIGRLDLVENRFVGMKSRGMYETPGGTILLMAHRGIESITLDRGAAHLKDELMPRYAELIYNGFWFSPEREMLQALIDKSQTYVSGRVRLKLYKGGVYVVGRSSPLSLYDQDLVTFEEGAVAYDHKDAAGFIKLNALRLRTLAKRAKRAPG
- a CDS encoding SWIB/MDM2 domain-containing protein is translated as MVSAPKKAPAKKAAPAKAAPKKAAVKAPVKKAAPKKAAAKKPATQSAFTKPLTPSKELAAVVGAAPLPRTEVVSKVWEYIKKHKLQNEANKREILADDKLQAVFGVPKVTMFEMNKHLAKHLK
- a CDS encoding phosphatase PAP2 family protein: MNVIDSNNLERDFSEKPASTFSHPALAPGHFIGATPEMRVFRAFASLLPFLIYGGVILLYLAGLARVVPKHLTLSHRSVIFLSLSLALGPGLLVNEVFKAHFHRPRPVHVQSFGGASAFRPFYRADGDCVKNCSFPSGETAASFWTMAPAALAPPPLRGVALAAAILFGAATGASRMAVGAHFLSDVLFSGLAMGLTTIGVWYATRRRSLPHVTEAKTGLQEDPAPL